In Desulfoferula mesophila, the genomic window AAATGCACATAGCCAAGTAAGGCTGCCTCGGACCTTATGAAACCACAACGGGTGCTACCCGGCCGCTTTCGGGCGGCCGGGTAGGCAACCCCTGCAGTTAGTCAGTCCAACCACAGCGAGAGCGAGCCTTGGCAACACAAGAGAAGAAAATACAGTACGAGGAGGGCAAGAAGCAGAGCATCCTGGAATGGATGCTGGCCCAGAAGAAGGGCGTCTTCGCCTACCCTCTGGAGCTGTTCATCTGCCTGCTTTCCCTGGGACTAAGCGTTTACCACCTTTACGTGGCCTACGCCGGATCGCTGGAGGCCCACGCCTTTAGATCCACCCACCTGGCCTTTGTGATGGTGCTGTGCTTTTTGCTCCGGCCCTTGGGGCGCGCATCCTGGACCGCCCCCAAGAACGCCTGGTTCGGGGTTGACCTGCTGTTCATAGGGCTGACCATCGCCATACAGGTCTACACCCTGTGGGATCTGGATTCCTTTATCCTGCGGCGGGGCGACCTCAGCGATCTGGACATCTACGCCGGCACCACCCTGTTGATCCTCCTGTTGGAGGTGACCCGGCGGGTGGTGGGCTGGGCCATGGTCATCATCGCCGCCTTTTTCCTGGTGCAGACGTCTTTTTCCGATCATTTCTTCTGGATTTTCTACGGCCCGCCCAGCGACTGGTTCACCATCATCGACTACCTGTTCATGCGCGAGAACGGTATCTACGGCATCCCCCTGATGGTGATGGCCACCTATATTTTCTTGTTCATCCTCTTCGGGGCCATACTGGTGCGCTCGGGAGCGGGACGCTTTTTCATCAACGTAGCCATGGCCATCACCGGCAGCCGGGTGGGCGGCCCGGCCAAGGCCTCGGTGGTCAGCTCCTGCCTGATGGCCTCGGTGTCGGGATCGGCGGTGGCCAACGTGGTCACCACCGGCAGCTTCACCATCCCCCTGATGAAGCGCATCGGCTACCGTCCCTATTTCGCAGGAGCGGTGGAGGCCTGCGCCTCCAGCGGCGGTCAGATCATGCCGCCGGTGATGGGTGCCGCGGCCTTTGTCATCGCCGAGTTCATGAACGTTCCCTATCTCTACGTGGCCTTGGCGGGGCTGTTCCCAGCGCTGATCTACTTCTTCTCCATCTTCGTTATGGTCCACTTCGAGGCGCGCAAAAAGAACCTGGCCACCGTGCCCCGCAGCGAGCTGCCCAACCTGAAGGAGGAGCTCAAGCGCGGCGGGCACCTGTTCATCAGCATCCTGGTTATCGTGGTGCTCATGGTGGTGGGCTACACGCCCATGTTCGCCGCTTTCTGGGCCATTATCTCCATCCTGGTGCTCAGCGCCCTGCGCAAGGAAACCAGGATGACCCCGGTGCAGATCTTCTCGGCCCTGGAAGAGGGGGCGCGCCAGGCGGTGAGCGTGTCGGTGGCCTGCGCCACGGCGGGCATCATCATCGGCTGCGTGTTCGTCTCCGGGCTGGGGCTCAAGTTCACCACGGTTATCGTCTCCATAGCCGGGGGTGAGCTGTGGATCGCCCTGGTGCTCACCATGTTCGCTTCGCTCATCCTGGGCATGGGCCTGACCACCACGGCGGTTTACATTACCCTGGCGGCCTTGGTCATCCCGGCCCTTACCCAGATGGGAGTGGCCCCCATAGCGGCCCACTTGTTCGCTTTCTACTTCGGCCTGGTTTCGGCCATCACCCCGCCGGTGGCCCTGGCCTCCTTTGCCGCGGCGGGC contains:
- a CDS encoding TRAP transporter permease, whose translation is MATQEKKIQYEEGKKQSILEWMLAQKKGVFAYPLELFICLLSLGLSVYHLYVAYAGSLEAHAFRSTHLAFVMVLCFLLRPLGRASWTAPKNAWFGVDLLFIGLTIAIQVYTLWDLDSFILRRGDLSDLDIYAGTTLLILLLEVTRRVVGWAMVIIAAFFLVQTSFSDHFFWIFYGPPSDWFTIIDYLFMRENGIYGIPLMVMATYIFLFILFGAILVRSGAGRFFINVAMAITGSRVGGPAKASVVSSCLMASVSGSAVANVVTTGSFTIPLMKRIGYRPYFAGAVEACASSGGQIMPPVMGAAAFVIAEFMNVPYLYVALAGLFPALIYFFSIFVMVHFEARKKNLATVPRSELPNLKEELKRGGHLFISILVIVVLMVVGYTPMFAAFWAIISILVLSALRKETRMTPVQIFSALEEGARQAVSVSVACATAGIIIGCVFVSGLGLKFTTVIVSIAGGELWIALVLTMFASLILGMGLTTTAVYITLAALVIPALTQMGVAPIAAHLFAFYFGLVSAITPPVALASFAAAGIAGSNPMQTGFHSFRLGIAKYILPFVFVYNPAIVFVGDWYHVVSAVAGGFAGIYALTVTTEGWMLKRVGWAIRLVMGVVALMMFHPDLLTDLIGWILFVVIMILHWRQTKREGALVTEVAA